In the genome of Oryzias melastigma strain HK-1 linkage group LG19, ASM292280v2, whole genome shotgun sequence, the window GCTCCTACTTAAAATCATCTGCTGATGCAGAGCACCCCTCTTCCTGCAGGCGTCCCCCTACCCTCTGATCCTCTCTCTGGAGAACCACTGCTCCCTGGAGCAACAAGCCGTCATGGCCCAACACCTGCGTTCCATCCTGGGGGACAAATTGTTGCTGCGGCCCCTATGCTCAGAGGAATCCAAATACCTTCCTTCCCCAGAGGTGCGTGATGCTAACAGAGATAGGGGTGGGGGTATTCCCTCATTCACAACATCAGCAAGAACACAGAGCACCaattcacacacacatctacacactGATGGTAACAAAATTGTCATGTTGGAAGCTGGACTGACCACCAGGAACAATGTGGTGATCAGTGTCTTGCTTTGACTCATGGGCAGACAAGGTAGGAACCATAAATCAAATCAGAATCAGATTCAAGTGAATGAAAATCCAGATTGTAAAATTAGaaagaaagaacattttaaaacactattAAACTCGAAAGTATATTAATTTGATGTGCAAATATagtaagagttttttttaatgtattggCGGATGGTCCAAGGTgtgctaggataggctccagcaactttgTGACCCCGAACAAGACCAAAGCGTATCTACTGCTGCAGTTTCCACATTGATAcatgtgttttttcatgttttcttgctGTTTAGGATCTGAAGGGTAAGATCCTGGTGAAGGGGAAGAAGGAGGAGTCCGAGGAGTGTTCCTCCAGTTCTTCAGACCATAACTCATCAGATGACGAGCCCAACGTTGCAGAAGGAGGATCCAAGAAGAAAAATGGCAAGAAGGTCGGTTCTGCAGGAGTTATTTGCCCGGGGGTGGGCTCTTCTTCAATAATGATTATTCACGCGTTTTTCTAGGCCGGAGTGTCAAAGCTGAGTCCAGAGCTGTCCGAGCTGGTGGTTTACACCCGCAGCGTTCCCTTTCAGGGTTTCGAACAAGCTGCCAAAAGCTCACCCTTCAACATGTCGTCCTTCTCTGAGACAAAAGCTCTCAAGCTCGTTAGGGATTCTGGTAGGACACTTGTGCGCTCAAGTTTGGGATCTTTGAATGCACCAATGGCCAGACTAACTGTTCCTCATCTGACCTTTCCAGGGGTCCTCTTTGTGCGCCACAACAGTCACCAGCTCAGCAGGATTTACCCGTCTGGCCAGCGCCTCCGGTCCTCCAACTATAACCCTCAGCAGATGTGGAACGCAGGCTGTCAGATCGGTTAGTTTTAAACGCTTTTGAACATGACACgatttttagtcatttagtAAATGCTTTTGTCCAAAGTGATTtacagaaaacaagaaaactctGAGTCATAGAATCTAAGAATCCTCATTCAACATAACTCCTTCAGTTCCTGATCATAAGAAAACTCATCCCAGAACTGTTCTTATTTGTGGTGGAATTTACTACATAAGTCTGCTAAAAAGTTCATCTCACCCTAGTTTTTAAAGCAGAGTCAGATAAATGTGATCATCCGTCGTATGACTACAGGCGTGCTGCTTCCCTGGTGCTGATAATGGATGAACTGTTAGTAACAGGAAATGATCAGCAGGAGTCAGTGTTAGAGATGGGAGGCAGGGAGTCAAGGAGTAGTAGCAGATTCACATGATGTGGCTTTTGCCAGCTCATAGACAATGATGGTTAGCTACGTGAGTAGTGCTGCGTTCACAATGAATACGATCTGCGTGACATTTTTGCACCTCTGTTTTGACATACAGTAAATTTGCTGCTGGACGCTTGTCCAAACATGCGTTCATAAACCTGCCGCACGTTGTGCCAAATGTTGTGGGAGCTACTGGAAGCATTGACTATAtatttacaatgcatggaagacatggatgatgtggagagatcagatttatttgttttaaagagctCTATAAAACCATCACTAAACATGTCTctatgtttgggttcatgagatcattcagagattctcctAGTGCTACTGCAAGAGCTGCATCTCAATGatggctgctttcagcggtacttctgtctctctgtgatcCACTTTGATGAGTTGCTGTCCAGCATTAgttaaagaaaggaaaaaatgaaaataagaataaaattagaggatTTTTCTTCCTGTAAAGCACTGCCGCTAGACTGCCCCGGCTGGTGCTCAAATTGCACCTTAGAACTTCTGATTGCATCTGTACATTGAATTATCGTTGAAACTGGCTGCGCAAATTGCGTAAACGGTGTAAAGTGCTTTAGTCTTTGTGTTGTGCTGGAAGTGGGCCATGCCTGGTCTACAAAAACCTAAGGAGCACCACATAGTTAACTGAAGGTGTGAATTTCCAAGCATATTTAGCTTGGTAGGTTCATTTTTTGAATATGTGGATcgcaatatatttttaaatgtcaaccTTTAATGCACCTATGTTAGTGAAATGTACTGTTTGGTAAGGCTTTTATGAGTtagttgctgcttttttttatgcCACATGAATTAGAACCTTTTCAATTTCATTTCAACATGAAAGTTTTGTtcaacatttcaacaaaaaaaaaaaaaaactagaaatgcAATATTTGTTTCGTGTGTTAATGTTTCTGTATGTTTAGTCTTCTAAATTGTTCCTATTACCTCAAACTTTTGATTGATATATCAATTTAACCACCAAAAGGTTTATGCATAATTTATGTTGGACTTATTTGTTTGACCCTgccttaaaaaacatgaatacacccccccaccccaaccaGTAGTAGAACTTTTATTTGAAGATATTGCTCAAATCATCTCAAAGCAGGTGATGATGTAGTAGTATAGATTCATGTTGCTTTCAGAAAATGTCAGTGTGGGAATGATAAGGTAGAACCTGCAGAGTCAAACCCATGCAGCTCAGCTGATTGACCCCCTTTCAGTGAACTGAAGAGCCGCTTGTTAACTGAAACTGCTATGTTGTGTCTTCTTCAGTGGCTTTAAACTTCCAGACTCCTGGTGAGCAGATGGACCTGAACCAAGGCCGGTTCCTGCAGAACGGTCTGTGTGGATATGTTCTGAAGCCTCTCTTCATGTGCCATCCTGACACCACCTTCAACCCAGAGAACACTGGAGGAGGCCCTGGACACAGACCTGTCCTCCTCAACATTCGGGTAAGAAGGCCATGGTTCTTTCTGTTTTGTATAAATACATCAGGACTGTGGTTTGTGTAATAGTTTTCTGGTCATGGTAGTAGCTTGTTGGACTCACTTGAACGTTCACATGACCGGTTGAAGACAAACTTCTAACATTATTCTTGTGCTGCTAAATCAGATCATTTCAGCTCAGCAGCTGCCAAAACCAGAATGCGACAAGCCCAGCTCTATCGTGGACCCTCGAGTATGGGTGGAGATACATGGAGTTCCTATTGACAACAATAAGAAGAACACTCATTATATTGAGAACAATGGTAAGAGGTTGACCGTCAACAGCAATGGGCCATACATGAGGATTGACTTATCCTCAGATATTCCAGTCTACAGACCTCCCATGATCCAATCTGTTATGTGTCCCAGGCTTTAACCCGCGGTGGAATTGCACCTTCAACTTCACCGTCCATGTCCCCGACTTGGCTCTGGTCCGGTTCATGGTGGAGGATCATGACTTTACATCAAGCAATGACTTCCTTGGACAGTACACCTTACCTTTCACCAGTATGCGATCAGGTGCGAGGCACATGAATGTCGCCTGTTGGGGTTGTGGCTTTATAGAAGTTGTGGTAGACTGACCATTTGTTCTTACAGGTTACCGACATGTCCCCTTGTTTAAGATGGATGGTTCCTGCCTTTCGCCCTCCGCACTCTTCATCCACGTGAAGTTAAGCCCCTGTTACAGTGGTCCATCCAAATCCATGGCACCTTCTCCAAGGAGGTCACCAGCCAAGTGTCAAACCAAGAGACCCTAACTCCCCCTCTGCACCCACAGCAGCTGACAGGACCAACCCAAGTGGATGCAATATCTAGTTTGTGGTGCTCACAGAAGTCCTACTACTACCCCAAAACCCCTAATCTACTTTTATTTCGGGGAGTAGCTCTAATGTTATCTTAGTTATGCTTAGATTTATCAAAAGAAAGGAAGCACTACTCAAAAATCTAAAGCTGTGTTGCTGCTGGACATATCCGGTCACTTGAGTGAAAAAACTAGTCATTGTTATGGTGAAAACTTGAAGGCTCTCTGTTTGCTttggcaaaaaagaaagaagagagAGTGTTTAGATCTGCTCTTGGGCATAATCTTACGCATGACAATTCTGCATGTCATCAGACTTCATCCCTCTATTTCTATCAGAAAAGGCTCTTATTTAccttatgccttagtcacaactgccctaatgggtggatatgggctgcCTGCATGTGAAGAATGGGCAAATCTGTACAAGACATGCACGAATTTTAAGATCATGGACTGCTCAATAAGTGAAGGGTCTCTGGTCACACGAAAGATGGCGGAATCAATTGCAACTTTAGGAAACTCTTTCAAAAacgatattttaaaaacttttcagaactatcagcttttaagcttttaaatgcaaataaactgtaaatgtcTAACAGTTTAGTATGctagatgagcttcaaatggggcAAAGAacattaatcattttatttctttcaagtcaatattaacaagtgttcaaatttgtataaatacACCCGTTTACCTCCAGCGTAAATTTGGCGAAATACCGTTTTTTCACAGTGACAGAAAGTGTCCCAGAGAAAAAACggcaaaaaagtagaaaaaagagagaagaatatggaaaaaagataaaaaggttaaaacggGGTTCTGGACGAAGACTTTTGGCCAATTATTTCGGGCgcaattatgtttattttccgGCCGGCTCCAGCAGGGGGTTCTGGTCATTCATTTTTGTACGCCATATTtcttctctgtggccagattctcctGAGTCCTTAGAACgaaaatgtttacacaaatgTTCGCGACATTTCATGGCGAACACTTAAACAGCACGTAAGGTGAAGTAGGTAAGAAGGTAAGACGCAGGAACATcttatgaacttttttttttcttcaattccCACAAATCCTGGACACTGCACAAATGGCCCATTAAGTGCTGTTAAAGTAATAAGTGTGGTCCAATTGCTCACTCCATGCTTGTAGCCTGGCTGTTAGATATTAGGGAATTAGACAATCAGTATGAGTATCCTACAGGCACTTGCGTATCACCTGGACACCCTGTCCTTGCAGAAACGTGGCAGTGCGcgcaccttactaatgactagagtgtggtgtaaCACCACCATATGACAGTGTAACTTatattatccttacaaatatttcatgttttactcCATCCGTAGCACACATACTGGGCTCAGAAACGTGTGATCAAGTGACTACTTACAATGAATAGCCAATGTAGAGGGATATATGAATGTTTCAGGGTTCCATGTTTGGAATTTttaggctctacatacaaaatgcgAGGCCATTGAACATGCATTaggttaaaccagttgaacatTGACCAATCATGGATTTGGTTTTGACGTATGGGTGGCATCCTTTTCAAGACAGAAGTACCAACCCTTAAAATATGATTACGAAGGAAAAATTAACAATTGTGATTTGTACCTGGCCAGAATAAGATgaaaccaagtctttcatgaATAATTCATGAATAATTCAGAATAgatcttttaaagaaaaagtgtatagcaagatttgcaccgctttgccATCACACTTGTTGAACGCACAACAAAAGTGCATGCCGTTTTTATGATGTACGTTAAGTGTCTTGGTTGTTTTGGCCAACCTAAAGTGagctgcaagacacacctgcactctcTTTATGATAGGGTTGCtcttgtgactaaggcattaaacagaaaaaacgtTCACATTTCATACAAATTTCATGTAAATGGCTCATTTAGCCTTTTATTGTCTCTACTATCAGAAGACTGAGTTACTGCTGTTTTTTAAGTCTGGGTGTTGCAGAGTCTGGGACACGTTCCTGGCAAAACTCCCCTCTACCCTGGACTTGAAGCCTCTCAGATAGTTGATGTTGAAGCTTCAGACactgttatttattaaaagtatttatttagcaACAAATGAAGGAGTGAAATATTTCAGGGAAATGTTGGCAAACAATCTGTGAGCAGTTAGATCAGGAAGGGCAGTGTTGAGTCCAAGAAACACATCTTCAACTTTATCGACCTATCTGTGCCAAGGCTACTCATTTTTGTCACATCCTTGGGTGTAAGAAAACGATATAGTATATTTCTATCCAGGACATTTAAGATTTTGTAAATGTCCTCTTTATATCCACATATAAGATGGAAGTTTCCTTGTGAATCTACACCCAAGTGTTAATCAAACACTTTaagtgttttcttcttcttcttcttaaacACTTCAAGCGTCAAAGCAAAAGTTAGACTTGGGTGATGTGGCCTTAGGCAATGGACGTGGCTTTGGTTTTGCTCTTTGAGACCTCAGTGCTACTTTTAACAAAGTAGATCggaacattttttgttggaaCGTGTCATTGCTAATACAGGAACTGCTGTAAGCAGCTTGATGTCATAATTATTTGATAGATTCcaatttattcatgtaaatGATGAGGCTTCCTCAGACAGGATAGTCAGTTATGGTGTATCACAGGGCTCTGTGTTTTAGCCAGTTGTAttaggtatttacatttttctatatGTTAACATTATTAGGCAACACATCATACATTTACATTGCTTTGTTGATGGTATTTGCCTATCTATTTAACCAGCAATTATCTCACAGTTTACAAGACTTTGGGGAAACCATAGTAATTAACAGACTATAATATcttataattttcttttcatgaacTGTTCTTATCACTTCATGGACTCCCTTGGTAACAACAGATTTCCatttaatgacaattttttgGTCTCTAATACTACTGAGAGAAACTTTATAGTAATTTTTGATGAAGAATTTCAACTCtcataaatcaagtttttggaAATTCCTTCTTTCACCCCACAAtagttctaaaataaaaaaacatcaatctaTTTTCTGAACCCACTTTATTCCATTTGGAGTCACAGGGATACTGGACACCAGCTACTGAAGGGATAAGTTGGGGTTCACCTTGAACAGTTCAAACCTAAGGAACAATTGAGTCATTAATTAaccccatgaagcatgttttttgactgtggtaggaagctggagtcccctcCGAAAACTACGCATGGCCtgagaaaacccatgcatgcacaggagaacatgcaaattaAAGAGCTTGCTATCATACAAAGACCTTCTCTTGTGTTGGGGAATGTGCTAACTATTGCACAATGTTGTTAAAAGAAGATTAgatttcaaaatgattttaataacaaaaaaagttacaaaggAAGAactttctcatttctttttaacttttttttctctacagtgAGGGAATGTTGTTGGTAGCAGTTTACAACACCAAGGGAGAGTTGTAGTTTAGTCCCATTTGTCTGGGACTTGTCTTCTCCTTGGCTATACTCCATGTGCATGATATTTCTTCAgattaactgttttcttctcctaAAACAAGGAATTtttgttctcctcctctttcttgTCTATGGAAAGTCTGTGTACATTCATACTAAAGCAAACATAGACAAGTATTCTCGAGAGGAACCAAGTCAGGTGAGCGTTCCCGCCTGCCAAACCAAGAGGACCATCATAGGAAACCAGCTCTGGGTTAGACCAGTAAATGCCCCTTAAGACCAACAGATACACTGCTGAAGGGGGAAGTGTTACCATGCAAAGTGCCATTGATGTTTTGGTTTGTGGTCAAACATGCAAATTTGTAGTCATGATCTAAAGACAGATCCAGCATTGAAGTTTGGGGTTTCTTGTttttagaagttgttttttatcataaaaccCTTTAGTGAAAACTCTCAGAACATCTCACAAACACAGACGAATGCTTTGGTAGCAGCAAAGAGCCAAGGGTGTTATAATAGAACACATAGGCTGTAAAGGATAAGAATCAAACCAACAACTCTTGAGATCATGACTTTTCTACCTCCTAATCCACAGCTGTTTGTGACTCTTTTTTATGTAATGCAActgttttgaatatttctgtACTAGCAAATGAAGATAGAGCGGTTTTTAATTAGTTGTGTTTTGTAAGCTCCTAAACCAGGTGGTGTATGTACGTACTGTTGTATTAAAGTTCTACATTTGTCCCAGATGAGAGAAATAAAGTCTAACAAATATATTACGTCGTGTTTATTACAGCTGTGCAGTTTAAAAAGTGGTTCAGCAGAGGCTCCTGACTTCTTCTTATAGTATCAGTATTTGGGTAGGATTATTACCGTGACTGAAATGAATTTAtctcaatttaaaaacttttcgtCAAAGTTCATTGTCATGTAACGAATAACTCAACATGTTCATAATGGAAGATGTCTCTAATGTTTCCTCACTTTCAAAGAAGAATCTGTGCTGCTTTTTGAAATCGAGATGTAAAGATTGCAATtgtgcttcaaaataaaagtagaataCGTTTGAAAGTTTAATATCTTGAATCACAACCAGATATTTTCTACACATCTAAGcacctaaagacccactcttgtgttttgaacatgttcctATGGTATTCTTCTGATGGAAGACATTTggaaaaacaattacatttaaaattctttgctgattattttttattcaaatcattgtgaattaggaCCAGATGaagaaatgacatttgaaaaagatcctatttgtgacatagaaaaaaaacagctcccTTCTGTATTCTATTCttatacatccacttgtaggcgactagatccatgtttgtctttgttttccttgtccgagctggtaTTTGGGTCAAAACTAAACAATTGGATAGCCACATTTTTGTTCCAGTTCTgcccacaaaaacatttctaataaactactgtcactctgcagaaacatcctagaaaaaaaaactcaaggtttttggctaaaaacgccctaatcataattaatagaccactgagaacggtgacttgatcggagtgggtctttaaatttcatATTACTATTTCTTATTACATAATCCCTCAAGCAGGTCCCAGGTTTCTTCACTTTGGAACATGGCCTGGATAAATTCCAAGGAAGGCATCCAGGCAAAATTTAAAGACATGCCAGATCCAAATGAATTGGCCGACTTAATGAGTAGGAGCAATGGCTTCACATAAGTTCCTCGTCCTATAAGGGAGTGTCCAGCCACTCtgtggagaaaactcatttcagccactcGTATCCAGGATCGTATCCTTTCAGTCACGACCCAATGGTCAAAACCATAGGTGAAGGAAGGATCAGACTGACCAGTAAATCAAGAGATTTGCCTTTCAGCTCATCTACTTCTTCACCACAACATCTTCATAGATCAATCCTTCTCAATCCTTCTCAAGCCTTCTCTTACTAGTGACCCCAAGATACCCTTCTACCCTTGGAGCTGGAGCGCCTTGCCTATCAAGAGgggaaaatttgatttttcagGTTGAGAAGCACTGCCTCTGCTTGGAGGTGCAAATTTTCATTCCAGTTGCTTCAAACTCGACTGTGATCTGACCTAGTGCACTTCGGGGTTCCATGGCTTGATGAGGCCAGCAGAataacatcatctgcaaaagcAGAGATGATCCATGTAGTACCCAAACCAGACGCCCTTCTCCCATAGAGTCCCTCGTATCCAACAGAGCATCCCCTCTATCacatagagcaggggtgtctAAACTTATgtagtcctcgagggccgacctcCTGCCTAATCTGCTGCTGGTTACTGGATCAAGTGTGTTAacccaataaggagcttcagtggcaggttggttggataacatgtaggacaccggcccttaaGTACTGACTTTGGACCACCCCCGCCATAGAGTATCCTATATAGCTCTGCTGTGTCCTAGATATTATTATGTTTCTATCACTTACGCACGATCCTTCGTGAAgagatttagatttttatatatatattatcctctatcttttatactttttttctggagagctactgtttttttttttgttgtatcacAAGGTCCTCGCAACAATGATATTAAAgatgattctgattctgattcacaTCCTTTCAGCTtctgtaaaactaaaaaaaactcaaagtttcatttcttaaaaatgCCCAACTATCCATTCACACAACTTAAGAAACCAGTCCCAAAAGAATGCTGACTTCCtgcagtttcaaaataaaagtgaccACGAACACTTGGGTGGTCATAGGGTTTTGATCCTTATGCATAGATGAGTTTTATggaaattcaaatcaaatatgaACAGGGtattgaagtaaaataaaatatatgttctGAACTCTTCAGAGTTTCTTTAAATTTCCAAAGATCCTTGATGTCACAATAGATGGGGGAAGTATTTCTGAATTTGTGATGGAAGACAGACCAACCTGTTTCCCTTGAAATGAGAAGCTTTAATTGTTGCTTGAAAGACCAGATTGTCCAGGTAATTCTTTTAAAGGAGTAAAAGTCATGCATGGCTACAGAGGagaaaatatcatgtttttattgtttttgatcagccattttttatgtaatgttaAACTAAAGTCTTTAATAGAGGTTTATTTGCGGAAATAATTTGGTGGTCATTAAGTCATTTATAtgtataaaatgtagcttttaaatatttacaattactgatttataacaatgttatatttttcaatttataacaattttgatttattttattcttacagCCGCAcaaacaagttcctttcaaaataaaatacactctgTGTCAAAAAAGAAGTTATTATAATGTAATTCTACAGTTTAAGAATTGTGTTTCTTAACAGAAACTATGTAGGCTACTGTTGAGCAGCAGAGAATacgcctcaggttgcagacccctgatctacatcAAAGCGAGGGAGAATGCGCAGGTGCAGCTCTGATCTGCGCAGGTGCAGCCCTATCTGCGCAGGCGCAGCTCTGATCTGTGCAGGTGCAGCCCTATCTGCGCAGGCACAGCTCTGATCTGCGCAGATGCAGCTCTGATCAGTCACACAACTTTAACTGTATAAAGTCTACGTGTAGAAGTCACATGAGAGACTTACCAGATTTATAAACCAATGACTGCTAAATCATAAGCGGGCTGCGGCGTCACGTGACTGCTCTCAACCAATCAGGGGCACAAACATGCAGGAAGCGCCACTCCAGGTCCGGGTCTCGGTTCCCCAGTCTCTCAGTCCGTCAGCCCTACAGAGTTCGGGACCCCGATGGCGATGGCGGCTTCGGTTCCCGCCGTGTCGGACCTTGTGGCGGCCGCGCGGCGGCAGTTCGCGCGCTCTTTTGGGGAGGAACCCCCGCAGGTGGCGGTGTGCGCGCCGGGGAGAGTCAACCTGATCGGGGAGCACACGGACTACAACCAGGGATTCGTGCTGCCGATGGTAACCTCTGAGTTTGCTCCTCTGTGGGGATGGAGGTGGGGTGTTGCACCGGCCACATGCCGCAGCAGCTGCCCCAACATGCGCGGTATGCttgtgctcttattttgaagggcgCACCGGAAATACTTTAAATATGGTCGCAAAATAAGAAACTAATGCAgatgccattgactgtataagtaagaACTTGTAAGTTCTAATTAGACTGTCTATGGCAGATactcatgtttgtttgtttgtttatcttttgGTGTAAGTGGCACGAGCCCAAATTGGTGGTGGGAGTTTCATGATAGGTCAGTGTCCCAAATACCCCTCTTACTAAGGAAGCTGGTgggctaataataataatagtttttattagAAGAATTGCTTAgaatttttctgtcaaaagatAATTGTTATTGATAGATGTTTGCTTGATACATTCAACATAATTAGggctattttaataaaaagaaaaggaagagatcattttaaaatatattttcatcatacaaacttaaaatatgtattataaGAAGTGTGCATACCAACCTTTTAAACATATTATCAAGATAAAAATGtcccaaatataaaaaaaaacttgattaaaaaaaccccAATATCCAGATTAATACTAATGATGAAAAAGGAACCATGGTTCCTAGTGTTTTGTGtctttgctcctcctcctcttacAACATCATCAAAcatgggtctgcaacctttaactctggtccagtttcttattgACAAAACCCAACGGGAACCTCAAAGTcccatttttatattttgaaaagtacactttatttatgtttttgtggccattgattcacctaattttttaaataaagctttttaaatattttctactgTTGAGTTACAATGCATATTTTTAGTACATAGCAATTTTAACTacttactttcaaaataaaatagtctgcagcagatttacttgaattaaaaaggaaacttgATATTTTCTGTCATTGTGACTTTTGGTAGACCTTtgtcctttttctcctttttctatCAAGtacaaacaacacacacacacacacatatatatatattctaaatccacatatgtaaatgtaattaaatagtGTTATTCTAATACTAAGCTTAGCAGACTCAGTTATCTGACATAAAAAGACTGAACATAAATTACAAaacttaattaacaaaaacaaaattcatcacaactacaaatttattttattttttttaagttgccaCCATATTTTTCCAAAGCCAAAGAGCTACAATGGGGGGATGAAAGAACCGCATGTGGTTCAGGAGATTGCAGAACTCAAACTTAGTGGTGGGACATAGgggtagaaaacaagcccaaccATTAACCCTCGTATAATATTTAATACAGACATctctgagacccctatctcattagcattaacataatttaaatgacaaaaaactttatatatatcttagtccatgttttctgccctgtagttcatcttTATTCCACCAGGGGGGGGgacttttcaaaatggctgcttccatgaaa includes:
- the plcd3b gene encoding 1-phosphatidylinositol 4,5-bisphosphate phosphodiesterase delta-3-A, with product MLGARRKDAVGTSETKAIDPLRNLGIQEDEDVKTMLQGSTMTKVYCNRRQKPRTLRLLEDGVTVCIQPPKSSRSSKEQKSFSVMEVECVRQGCQLEALRNKTGSELTNRCLTVVFKGPRKTLDLLCQSEEEAQQWARGIQTLQDRVDNMTNKEKLDHWIHAFLSQADENHDDKMSYEEVQRLLCMINVDLSDQYARNLFQKCDRSADGRLDHDEIEVFCKELLRRPELDSIFLQHSANGCVLSTVDLRDFLKEQGEDFSVTHAQSLILTYELNEWAKKNQLMTPNGFTRYMLSKQNCVFDPDHARVYQDMTRPLAHYFISSSHNTYLTKDQWMGESGTDPYIRALSHGCRCVELDCWNGDAGEPVIYHGHTLTSKVPFVEVIKTINEYAFKASPYPLILSLENHCSLEQQAVMAQHLRSILGDKLLLRPLCSEESKYLPSPEDLKGKILVKGKKEESEECSSSSSDHNSSDDEPNVAEGGSKKKNGKKAGVSKLSPELSELVVYTRSVPFQGFEQAAKSSPFNMSSFSETKALKLVRDSGVLFVRHNSHQLSRIYPSGQRLRSSNYNPQQMWNAGCQIVALNFQTPGEQMDLNQGRFLQNGLCGYVLKPLFMCHPDTTFNPENTGGGPGHRPVLLNIRIISAQQLPKPECDKPSSIVDPRVWVEIHGVPIDNNKKNTHYIENNGFNPRWNCTFNFTVHVPDLALVRFMVEDHDFTSSNDFLGQYTLPFTSMRSGYRHVPLFKMDGSCLSPSALFIHVKLSPCYSGPSKSMAPSPRRSPAKCQTKRP